One Anthonomus grandis grandis chromosome 13, icAntGran1.3, whole genome shotgun sequence DNA segment encodes these proteins:
- the LOC126743874 gene encoding phosphatidate cytidylyltransferase, photoreceptor-specific codes for MTEVRKRRESDGKPLESAESDHIDSEDDKIKTSTDLSKTIPTGTDKAPGLLEWLVKGLPDKWRNWAVRAIFSMIMIVFFFLVIYGGPLALMLTTLIVQVKCFQEIINIGYAVYRIHGLPWFRSLSWYFLLTSNYFFYGESLVDYFGVLINRTEGLRFLVAYHRFISFSLYCIGFVWFVLSLVKKYYMKQFSLFAWTHVALLIVVTQSYLIIKNIFEGLIWFIVPVSMIICNDIMAYVFGFFFGKTPLIKLSPKKTWEGFIGGGISTVFFGLAISFVMCQYPYFVCPIEYSESLGRMTMECEPSSLFRLQAYNLPTWLKWLKILGVGDQIHLYPFMLHSLALSVFSSVIGPFGGFFASGFKRAFKIKDFGDVIPGHGGIMDRFDCQFLMATFVNVYISSFIQTDSPQKLLSQISYLKPEQQLQLFSMLKESLENRNILPVRV; via the exons ATGACCGAAGTGAGAAAACGCCGCGAATCGGACGGTAAACCGTTGGAATCCGCAGAATCTGACCAC ATTGACAGCGAGGATGACAAAATCAAAACTTCAACTGACTTATCAAAAACCATCCCGACAGGAACCGACAAAGCCCCGGGACTCCTCGAATGGCTCGTCAAGGGACTTCCGGATAAATGGAGAAATTGGGCAGTACGAGCCATTTTCAGCATGATCATgatcgtttttttctttttggtgaTTTATGGGGGGCCCTTGGCTTTGATGTTAACC acattgATCGTTCAAGTGAAATGCTTCCAGGAGATCATTAATATCGGTTACGCGGTGTACAGGATACACGGACTTCCGTGGTTCCGGTCGCTTTCTTGGTACTTCCTACTCACGTCGAATTACTTTTTTTACGGAGAAAGCCTCGTGGATTATTTTGGGGTCCTAATCAACCGAACT GAAGGTCTTCGGTTCTTAGTCGCTTACCACCGCTTCATCTCATTCAGCCTCTACTGCATAGGCTTCGTCTGGTTCGTTTTATCCCTTGTCAAGAAATACTACATGAAACAATTCTCCCTCTTCGCTTGGACCCATGTGGCTCTGCTAATTGTTGTCACCCAATCCTACCTTATCATCAAGAACATATTCGAGGGACTAATCTGGTTTATTGTACCGGTATCCATGATCATTTGCAACGACATCATGGCGTACGTTTTTGGCTTCTTTTTCGGGAAAACTCCTTTGATCAAGTTATCGCCGAAGAAAACTTGGGAAGGGTTCATCGGTGGGGGCATATCTACGGTGTTTTTTGGACTTGCA aTTTCTTTCGTTATGTGCCAATATCCGTACTTCGTTTGTCCTATTGAGTACAGTGAGAGCCTGGGGAGGATGACCATGGAATGCGAACCCAGTTCCCTATTTAGGTTGCAAGCCTACAATCTGCCCACCTGGTTGAAATGGTTGAAAATC ttggGAGTAGGCGACCAAATCCACTTATACCCCTTCATGCTGCACTCTCTCGCCCTATCAGTTTTCAGCAGCGTGATTGGTCCTTTTGGAGGATTCTTCGCTTCCGGCTTTAAAAGGGCCTTTAAAATTAAG GACTTCGGTGACGTAATACCGGGCCACGGGGGCATAATGGACCGTTTCGACTGTCAATTCCTCATGGCGACTTTCGTCAACGTCTACATCAGCAGTTTTATCCAGACCGACAGTCCGCAAAAGTTGCTCTCGCAGATTTCCTACTTGAAACCGGAACAGCAGCTGCAACTTTTCAGCATGTTAAAGGAGTCGCTCGAGAATCGGAACATTTTACCCGTTCGAGTTTAA
- the LOC126743875 gene encoding protein spaetzle 5-like: MCVFKAIFLRNMRRLRLIVLMIWINYIVGHTSMSCTPEYGPNPVCRYLPAPPGKTPRCARPGYTYCEFPDHYPTERIYLLIQKWQFNHQSLIINEAKDDFNAMFFTPPNTLYGPPSTDGYHYPQPIYIPKPEQVFSEQGGLYLPPKPATQNFTAWNVGGYPSYNPRDGEFLTYKYTSNIPAGSTHFNPPSTYYINDIWKRNERLRRSLRKKRSTYTLSNNGTSTADVLIRTKRQSPIRGRPLCRSRSNFIMPKAALNSKGNWVYIVNTPETNQKYTQLVKSEMCIDSNCGGLCQLPQGYTSTCEQKYVQKRLIALDASGSDLYSDTFWFPSCCVCTVSNN, translated from the exons TTGATGATATGGATAAACTACATCGTAGGACACACCTCCATGAGCTGTACACCAGAATACGGCCCGAATCCAGTATGTCGCTACCTCCCGGCCCCACCGGGGAAGACGCCCCGTTGTGCCAGACCTGGATACACGTATTGCGAGTTTCCTGACCATTATCCAAC CGAAAGGATTTATTTGCTCATCCAGAAATGGCAATTTAACCACCAAAGTCTCATAATCAACGAAGCCAAAGATGATTTTAACGCGATGTTCTTTACGCCTCCGAATACTTTATATGGACCTCCAAGCACTGATGGCTACCATTATCCACAGCCTATTTATATCCCTAAGCCTGAACAAGTGTTTTCTGAACAAG gAGGTTTGTACTTGCCCCCCAAGCCAGCCACACAGAATTTCACTGCCTGGAACGTTGGAGGTTATCCAAGCTATAATCCAAGAGATGGAGAATTCTTAACATATAAATATACGAGCAATATTCCTGCCGGCAGTACCCACTTCAATCCACCCTCCACCTattatataaatgatatatGGAAAAG gaacGAAAGGCTAAGGAGATCGTTACGCAAAAAACGTTCAACGTATACGTTGTCCAATAACGGGACGTCAACCGCCGATGTTCTTATCAGGACAAAAAGACAGTCTCCTATCAGAGGACGACCCTTATGCAGGAGTAGGTCCAATTTTATCATGCCTAAGGCGGCCCTTAACAGTAAGGGCAACTGGGTCTATATTGTGAACACCCCAGAGACGAACCAGAAGTATACGCAGCTGGTGAAAAGCGAGATGTGTAT tgattcTAACTGTGGGGGTCTATGCCAACTGCCCCAGGGCTACACGTCGACCTGCGAACAGAAATACGTCCAGAAAAGACTAATTGCTCTAGATGCGAGCGGAAGTGATCTGTACAGTGACACTTTTTGGTTTCCCAGCTGTTGCGTGTGTACCgtgtcaaataattaa